The stretch of DNA TCAGGGGGTCTCCAAGGAGTAGCCAGGGTTCAGGGAGACCTGGGAGCAGGGGCCAGGCTTGGCCAGGAGGGAGATCAGGCCTGGGTCTTGCCTTCCCTCCCTGTGACACCTGACCCCACAGCTGAGCTCGGGGGCCAAGGTGCTGGCCACGCTGTGTGGGCATGAGAGCACAGACACGGAGCGGGCCCCTGGCAACGACACCTTCTACTCGCCGGGCTCCAGCCTGGACATTACCTTCCGCTCCGACTACTCCAACGAGAAGCCGTTCACAGGGTTCGAGGCCTTCTACGCAGCCGAGGGTGAGCCAAGAGGGGACCTGCGACATCTCAGTCTGTGCAGCTGACTGTAGGGGTAACTCTGTCTTAGGCCAGGCAGCCCTGCCTTCAgtttccccacctcccccagggcaggggagggccCTCTGGCCTGACACCATCTGCAATGCAAAGACCAAAACAGCCGTGACAGTGACCTCCATTCACATGGGCTGAGCGCCAGCTCTGAGCCAGGGACCTGAGGACAGCATCGCTTCAAGTGACAGAGGGACTggccgggtgcgggggctcatgcctgtaattaaagcactttaggaggccgaggctggctgatcacttgaggtcaggagttcaagaccagccagggcaacatggtgaaactccatttccactaaaactacaaaaattagctaggcatggtggcatgcatctggaatcccagctactagggaggctgaggcaggagaattgtttgaacccgcgaggcggaggctgcggtgaactgagatcgtgccactgcactccagccttggcgacagagcgagactccgtctcaaaaagcaaaaaacgaAAATGATGCAGGGGCTGAGGACCCCATTTACAGCTGACAAAGTGGGGCCCTGCCAGCGGGAGCGCTGCCAGGATGTTTGATTTCAGATCTCAGTCCCTGCAGAGACCAActatgtgacctcaggcaagtggCTCAATTTCTCTGCTCCTTAGGAAGGGGCTGCAAGGGTTTGGCGCTGTAGCCCCGCCCCCTGGGTTTGATTGACTTCGTCATTAGCTGGGTGGCCTTGGGCCGGACACTGAAACTCCCTCTGGTTTAACAGAGGTGATGTTTGCATCTTTCTCCCAGTGCTGCCAGGAGCTTGCAGCGACCCTAGGCCTGAAGGTGATTGGCCCGGCACCAGTTCCCCACCCTAGACAGGATGAGGCCTCCTCTGAGGTCCACTCTGAGGTCATGGGTCTCCTGGGAGGAGGCCAGGCTGgatcctgcctctccctcctgaCAGCCTGCCTGGCCCTGCCTTTCCCCCGCCAGACATTGACGAGTGCCAGGTGGCCCCGGGAGAGGCGCCGGCCTGCGACCACCACTGCCACAACCACCTGGGTGGTTTCTACTGCTCCTGCCATGTAGGCTACGTCCTGCACCGTAACAAGCGCACCTGCTCAGGTGAGGGAGTCTGCCTGGGCCCCAGCGCACCCTGTCCTGGGATACATGGGGCTCCTCAGGGCCATTGCTGCTTTGCCCAGGGGTGCAGAAGGCCCGGGCCCTGAACACTGGGTGCTTCTAGGCCCTCCCGCCTGCAGCTCCGCTTCTCAGCCCTGCTTCACCTCCCAGCAGCCAGGCTCATTCCCACTGCCACCCTCCCCCACCAACTGAGGCTAATTCTAACACCTTGCCGTGTACCTGGCCCCACCTGGGTTCTGGGAACCCCTCATGTAGCCACTTCCCGCCGGGGCAGCCGTTGCCAGCTCCTGGGGTGGGAGAGTCGGGGGGATCTAGCCCTGGTTCCTTGGGACCCCATCCCTGCACCGTGGAACCGGCCAGTGCTCTGGGGCATGGGCAGCCCCACCTGCTGGTGCTGACGCTGCCTCCCCACGCTTGGTTTCTCCCTCTCGGTGTCTCTCCTTGTCTCTCTGATCTCTCTTCCAGAGCAGAGCCTCTAGCCTCCCCTGGAGCTCCGGCCTGCCCAGCAGGTCAGAAGCCAGAGCCAGCCTGCTGGCCTCAGCTCCAGGTCGGGCTGAGATGGCTGTGCCCCAACTCTTGTTCACCCACCACAGACCCAATAATAAACCTGGCTCCACCCCACCTGCTGCTGCGTGTCTCTGGGGTGGGAGGGTCTGGAGGTGGCGGGGTGTGCTCCTCTCTGCCATCCCTCCTCACAGCCTCATGAACCCCAGGTCTGTGGGAGCCTCCTCCATGGGGCCACAGGCTCCTTGGCCAGAAGGGCTTACTTTCACCCCCGGTTTTGAAGATGAGGCACTGAGACCCAGATAGTGGCAGGGCCTCGCTCGCGCCCAGGTCCCCCAGAGGCTGAGCCCAGAGTAATCGTGAACCACCTCCTGGGTCTAGCCTGGAGGAGCCTGACCCACAGAGGAGACACCCTGGGAAGTATTCATGGAGGGAGCAATCTGGTCCCCCCAAATCCAGGGGTGATTCCCACTGCCCCATAGGGCACGGCCATGTGGAAGAAGGCAGGTAATGTTGGGGCTCCCCACTTCCTAAAGGCCTCACAACTCGAATACCCCCCACTGCAGCTGGAGGTGGGGTGGTGGTATGGGATGGGGACCAAGCCTTCCTTGAGGGATGGAGCCCAGCCCGATGCCCTGCCTGTGGCAGCAGCATCAGCTGTTCCAGCGAGGAAGGAGCGCACCAGACTCAGTCATGATCACTGTTGCCTTGAACTTCCAGGAGCTGCCCCCAGGGCAGGGGCCAGACCTGGCGGAAGGGGGTGATGAGAGACCCTTCTTCCGGACGGTTCCCCCAGGAACCCAGGGGGCTGGCTGGTCTTGGCTGGGTTCGGGTAGGAGACCCCTGATGAATAAACTTTGGAATCGCTGGGGTGGCTGTAGGGGAATTTGGGGGAGAGCCAAAGGGGCCCTTAGGCTCCAGGGGACGCCCCTCTCTTTTCCCGAATTCCCAGGGACCAAGGAGAGtgtcccttcttcctccttcctgtgtGTCCATCCACCCCTGCCCTGCACCCCGGCAGAGACTGGTGGAACTCAAAGCTCTAGCCCCCATCCTGGGGTTGTAACTCTGGCCCAGGACACCACCACACTCTTTGGAGGTGTGAGTGAGGGCCCATGCACTCCATGAGGCTAAAGCCTCAAAGCaagagaaaccccttctctaagCGGCCCCTCAGCCATCGGGTGGGTCGTTTGGTTTCTGGCTAGGCCTCAGGGGCTGGCCGTCTGCAGGGCCCAGCCCAACCCAGGGATGCAGATGTCCCAGCCACATCCCTGTCCCAGTTTCCTGCTCCCCAAGGCACCCACCCTGCTGTTGGTGCGAGGGCTGATGGAGGGCACACCAAGTCACTCCCCCGCCTTCCCTCCTTCCAGCCCTGTGCTCCGGCCAGGTCTTCACCCAGCGATCTGGGGAGCTCAGCAGCCCTGAATACCCACAGCCATACCCCAAACTCTCCAGTTGCACTTACAGCATCCGCCTGGAGGAGGGGTTCAGCGTCATTCTGGACTTTGTGGAGTCCTTTGATGTGGAGACGCACCCTGAAACCCTGTGTCCCTACGACTCTCTCAAGGTCTGGCTCCTGGGGCCATCATCTTGTCCCAgatcctccccctcagcccaGCTGCACCCCCTACTTCCTGCAGCACGGCCCCCACCATGTTCCCGTCACCTTCAGCGACCCCCCACCTCTCCAGGTGCTATGGGGGTCCAAAGCTGGGGCCTTCTGAGTACAAGCGTGGGAGGGAGAGCGGGGAGGGGCACCCCGATCTGTGGCCTGGGGTGGCCTCATTGGCTCTCCCTGAACTGCTGAGGAGGTGGGCTGCTTCCCTCTGGCCCAGGCCAGACCCAGGCAGCCGCGCCCCTGCTTTCACGAGCGTCTTTCTCAGATTCAAACAGACAGTGAAGAACATGGCCCATTCTGTGGGAAGACATTGCCCCGCAGGATTGAAACAAAAAGCAACACGGTGACCATCACCTTTGTCACAGATGAGTCAGGAGACCATACAGGCTGGAAGATCCACTACACGAGCACAGGTGAGCAAGTGGATCTCAGATCCTGGCTGAAAGCACAGAGCTGCCCTCTCTCCTGGAGTGTCAAGGAGCTGTAGAGTGTGGGGCTCCTTCTGGGCCAGGACTAGGAAGGGACACCAGGTTTCGTGGTGTCTGAGGTATGAGGCAGCAGGTCCTCTAAGGGGAAGCATCGGTTGTCCCTCCCTCCAGCCAGccacccatccatccttccaccACTCATCCTTCCAaccacccattcacccatccactcatccatttaCCCACCCATCCTTCTGTCCACTCATCCTTCCAACCATCCATcaatccacccacccatccatcctttTGTCCACACAACCATCCACCCATTCTTCTACCTACCCatcctatccatccatccttctattCAGCCATCCTTCTACCTACACatccttcatccattcatccattcatccatccaatccatctgtccattcactCATCCTTCTACCTATCCGTTCTTCTGTCATCaatccattcatccttccagctatccatctattcatccacctATCCTTCTACCCACCTATCCTTTTACCTACCCATTCTTCTATTcatccaccatccacccatcctACTATCCACTcatccttctatccatccatACATACACCCATCCTTttgtccacccatccatccatccttccatccatgtatccatgcatccatccatccttccagcTATCCatacatccacccacccatcctttTACCTACCATTCTTATCCATCCACCCTTCCACTCATCCTTCCagccatccatctatccatccacccattgtTCTACCTACTTATCCATCCatgcacccatccatccattcatctatccaccaATTCTTCcacctatccatctatccatccactcatccttatatccatccatccatccatccatccatccttctgtcatccacccatccacccatccttccacccacctatccttctgtcaattcgtccttctactcatctacccatccacccatccttctACCTACAcatccttctatccatccatccatccattcatccatccatccatccatccattcttccatccatccacccacccacccacccattcttCCACCCACTCATCCTCTATCCACCCATCCTTCTATttatctacccatccacccacctatctatctatccatccatccattcatctatccatccatcatccatccatccatccatccatccatccacccacccacccacccacccatacTTCCAGCCATCTGTCCATCCGCTCATCCTTTTACCTACCCatcattccatccatccatctatccgtccatccatccaccatccgtCCGTCCACCCACCCACTTATTCTTCTCTCCATTCATccttctattcatccatccatccacccattcatctatcTACACATCCTtctatctatccacccacccatccttcTACCTACcaatcccatccatccatccctccgtccatccactcatccatccattcatccatctgacAATTTTCCCAgacatctatctatccatctgtcatCCTTCTGCCTACCCATccttccatttatccatccatccgtccatccttctatccatctactcacccatccatccttccacccaCCCATCCTTCTATCCACCCATCCTATTCATCTACCCATCTACCCTTCCTTCTACCAAcatattcatccatccatccatgcatccttccttccttccttccttctatccatccatctacccacccatccatctacccacccatccttccacccacccatccttatattcatctacccatccacccatccttctACCTGCACATCCttctatctatccattcattcatccatccatctttccagCTATCTATCTACCCACCCATCCTTCTGCTTACCAATCCTATCAATGCACCCATTCTTCTACCGAcctacccatctatccatccatccatccatccatccatccatccatccatccacccacccacccattctcCCAGCCATCCATCTGTCCACTCATTCTACCTACCCAtctttctatccatccatcctttatccacccacccactcattctTCTATCCACCCATTCTTCTATTCATctacacatccatccatccatccacccatccacccatccacccatccatccttccagctgtccatctatccacccacccattatTCTCCCTACCAatcctatccatccatccacccacccatccattcatccatctacccattctTCCagccattcatccacccatcctatccatccatccttcttcttcttttttttttgacagagtctcgctctgttgccaggctggagtgcagtggcacaatctcagctcactgcaacctctgcctcctggatacaagcgattctcctgcctcagcctccagagtagctgggattacaggcatgcgccaccgtgcctagctaatttttgtatttttagtagaggcagggtttcaccatgttggccaggatgctcttgatctcttgacctcatgatctgcctgccttggcctcccaaagtgctgggattacagacgtgaaccaccgagCCCAGCCCCATCAATCCATCCTTCTAtacatctacccacccacccactcatccttccatccacccattctTCTAGCCATCCCTCTATTCATCCAGCCATCCACCCATCCTTCCACCTACACATCCTTCtgtgtatccatccatccatctttacAGCTGTCCATCTATCCACCTACCCATTCTTCTGCTTACCAatcctatccatccatccatccatccacccacccatccatttacccatccacccattcttCCAGCCATTCACCTACCCACCCAtcctatccatctatccatccatccatccatccatccacccatccatccatccatccatccatccatccatccatccatccatccttctatccatctacctacccacccacccacctatccttccatccacccatccttctATCTATCCATTCTTCTATtcatccaaccatccacccaTCCTTCTACCCACACATCtttttatctatccatccatccatccttccagctatccatctatccacccacccatccttcTACTTACCAATcgtattcatccatccatccatgcatccattcatccatccatccatccacccacccatatatccatccatgcatccatccatccattcatccagccaGTCATTCATCTATCGATCCACCCATCTTTCTACCTACCAatcccactcatccatccattcatcctttcatccatcctttcagtcattcatctatccattcatccattcttctaCCTTACTTATCTTTCTATCCAGCCagccatctatccatccacccatccttctGCCTACCAATCCTATCCACcaatctgttcatccatccatccaccatccttCCATTCACCATCATTCCATCCTATGGATGTGTACCAGGGATATGTAACGTGGAAGCCACAGTTCCAGCAGCCTCTGCTCAGTCCAGTGAGGGAACAGTCACAGAAACATAACCAGAACCCTGTGGCAAGCACAGCCTAGAGCCAGGCACTGGACGATGTGAGAGTCCAAAGGAGGACCGCACCAGACAGGGGCTAGGAGCTAGGAAGCGATCCTGGAATAGGAAAGGCCAAGATTGAATTTAAAGGATAAGTGGGTATTGGACAGTGTTCTAGGTGGCAGAAGAGCATGCGCAA from Rhinopithecus roxellana isolate Shanxi Qingling chromosome 12, ASM756505v1, whole genome shotgun sequence encodes:
- the MASP2 gene encoding mannan-binding lectin serine protease 2 isoform X2; the encoded protein is MRLLTLLGLLCGSVATPSGPKWPEPVFGRLASPGFPGEYANDQERRWTLTAPPGYRLRLYFTHFDLELSHLCEYDFVKLSSGAKVLATLCGHESTDTERAPGNDTFYSPGSSLDITFRSDYSNEKPFTGFEAFYAAEDIDECQVAPGEAPACDHHCHNHLGGFYCSCHVGYVLHRNKRTCSEQSL
- the MASP2 gene encoding mannan-binding lectin serine protease 2 isoform X1, translating into MRLLTLLGLLCGSVATPSGPKWPEPVFGRLASPGFPGEYANDQERRWTLTAPPGYRLRLYFTHFDLELSHLCEYDFVKLSSGAKVLATLCGHESTDTERAPGNDTFYSPGSSLDITFRSDYSNEKPFTGFEAFYAAEDIDECQVAPGEAPACDHHCHNHLGGFYCSCHVGYVLHRNKRTCSALCSGQVFTQRSGELSSPEYPQPYPKLSSCTYSIRLEEGFSVILDFVESFDVETHPETLCPYDSLKIQTDSEEHGPFCGKTLPRRIETKSNTVTITFVTDESGDHTGWKIHYTSTALPLSDGAT